The genome window GGATGCTGCCGAGAAAGATAAAAATGATGATGCCTGCCAGAACTGCACCAATGGCGGCGTTGCTGACCACATTTTTAATCGACTGCTTGATAAAACCGGCCTGTTCACGAATAATCGAGACTTTAATGTCGGGCGGCAAAATTTTTTGCACGGCGGCCAATTCCTTGAGCACCTCGTCCACCATGGCGACCGTATTGCCGCCGCTCTTTTCCCGCACAGATAAACCGACGATTTCGCGGCCGTTCAGGCGGCTGATGGATGTCTGTTCCTTTTGCGCCCATTCCACCGAGGCAATGTCGCGCAGACGAATCGGAGCCTCTTCAGCGGTTTTGATGACCTCGTTGCGAATATCTTCCAGGCTTTCGAACTTGCCTTTGATGCGCAGATAATAGTTCTTGGCGCCGATTTCGTTTTTGCCTGCCGCAAGGTCCAAATTGGCCGAAGCCAAGGCGGCATTAATCTGCGGCATGGTCAGCCCGTAGAGATTGAGCTTTTGCGGATCCACGGCGACGCGGACTTGACGCTCGAAACCGCCGACGATCTGGACTGCCGCCACGTTTTCCAAACGCAGAATGCGGTTCTTGACTTTTGTCTCGAGGAATTCGCGCACCTCTTCCAGACTTCTTTTGTCGGAATAAAAGCCGATTTCGATGCCCGGCGGGATGAAATCCTGTACCTGCAGCACCGTCGGTTCCAGCGCTCCGCGCGGAAAACGGCTGCGCGCCCGTGCCGTCTTTTCCTGCACGTCCCGTTTGGCCTCTTTAAAATCGACGCCCCAGCCGAAACGCACGATGACGCGGCACGCCCCTTCAAAGCAGATCGATTCCAATTCTTCCACGCCGTCGATGGTGCTGAGCTGCTCCTCCAACGGTTCCACGATCGTTTCCTCGATATCTTCCGGCGAGGCGCCGGGATAGGGTGCGACAACGATGAGCGACGGCGCAGTAAACTCCGGCCAAAACGCGACCGGCAGATTGCTAAGAGAAATTAATCCCATGATCACCACGGCAAAGACGGCCAAAACCGTGCCGACCCACCGATTTATGCTGATTTCCGTAATTTTCATTTTCTATCCTGATCGATTCTCGTAAACAAATACAAACCTGGTTCACCATGATTTCAAAAAGCGGTTTAGAGATGCTCTTTGATTTTTTACGGTTCGGCTCTTACCGAAAGCCGCTCATTCGACGATCTTTACCGGACTGCCGTCCTGAAGCAGGTTTTGCCCATAGACGACCACCAGATCGTCGGCGGAGAGGTTGCCCAGGACTTCCATTTCGCCGTTGAGGATCGCGCCGCCGGTAACGGTGATAAACTGCGCGCGGCCTTCGACCACCTTGACGAGGCGATAGTCGGCGTCGAGACGCGTCACGGCATCGAGCGGTACGGTCAAGGCACGTCGGCTGCCGACCGCAAACTCGCATTTGACCGCCATGCCGGGCAACAATCTGCCGGCAGAGTTGGGAAGGATGATTTCGGCAACGGCCGTACGCGATCGTGAATCTATGATCGGCGCTATTTTGCGCAGTCGGCCGTTAAAGGTTGCGTTCGGGAGAGCATCGGCAGTGACTTTGCAAACGGCGCCGATTTTCACACGCGAAAAATCGCTTTCCAACAGGCGCGCCTTGATCAGAATGGTGTCGATTGCGCCGATGCTGAAGCAGGCTCGCTGCGGGGTAAGCCTGGACCCCACTTCGGCAAAATCCCCGAGAACAATGCCGCTTATGGGCGCCTCGACGTTGACCGGCGAAAAAACCATTCCGGGCACGTCCTGCATCAGCCGTGCAAGCGTCTCGC of candidate division KSB1 bacterium contains these proteins:
- a CDS encoding efflux RND transporter periplasmic adaptor subunit — protein: MKKAIVFITIFFGLLPVGCNKKQSEPAGLNEPIPVRVAFPTIREIAERLVLNGTAESLRSVEVFAEVTGNVIEKPAQLGKRVQKGETLARLMQDVPGMVFSPVNVEAPISGIVLGDFAEVGSRLTPQRACFSIGAIDTILIKARLLESDFSRVKIGAVCKVTADALPNATFNGRLRKIAPIIDSRSRTAVAEIILPNSAGRLLPGMAVKCEFAVGSRRALTVPLDAVTRLDADYRLVKVVEGRAQFITVTGGAILNGEMEVLGNLSADDLVVVYGQNLLQDGSPVKIVE